Genomic DNA from Papaver somniferum cultivar HN1 unplaced genomic scaffold, ASM357369v1 unplaced-scaffold_29, whole genome shotgun sequence:
ctttgagaatccttgaatagagagcttactcaagatATGTTCAATTTCCagggcatcctttttgaggctagacTCAAGAGTCGTGCACGATGACTGATCTTCAACATTACCTTTGGATTTGTAATCACTTACTACAACAAGAAGaatattgacatggtgcttcaaccggttaaatctatcatcttgaattctaacaggaattagaatcaattcactctcttcagctgaatcccaTTCATTGCCAGAGAagctctcttttgaagggtaatcgggatcacacatgtcgatgttagtctgtctcgtcagaacacaaggtctgtctatattcgagattcaagaaactttctctttaatagaatttgacgagatagaacttttatttctggcgacgcgtttatcagagatagtactcttgtccatagagtcagatcactacaaacacagacttgtaaggtcttgagtgtgttttcctgctctgataccaattgaaaaagtgggggtctaacaacaccacccaatatttcgcttagcaatctgtatggacaaactcgaatatacttttaagagaatcaacaagactcaatcaattaaaagtatatcaacgagtttatatatctcttcttgattttatttactcaagcagaaactgcgagttctaatcaaaggcaaggaataacttggatggtaccaaagaccaatatccatggatcaatcaataacaatcaacaaccaacggttggattattctaattgatgatctaacgcacaacctgtattatttcaattataaatataaaacaatataatgcggaaattataataacacagacaccagaaattttgttaacgaggaaaccgcaaatgcagaaaaacccgggaacctagtacagattgaacacacgctgtattaagcagctacagacactagcctactccaagctaacttcggactggactgtagttgaaccccaatcagtctcccaccgatccaaatTACAGTTttactccatacgcctctgatcccagcaggatactgcgcacttgattgctttagctgatctcacccacaactaagagttgctacgacccaaaatcgcgggctttgaaaataaacaaatctgtctcacacagacaagtctatcaaaggatcaatctgtctcccacagataaaccctaaaggttttgttcctcttttgataataatcagggtgaacaggaaccaattgataatccgggtatattcccgaagaacatcctagaggtatcaatcacctcacaacaatcttaattgtatggtagcgaaacacgATGTTTCGGAagaacaaacaatgagacgaagatgtttgtgattactttttatatcttgcgtatcggagatatcaatctcaagccaatcaatctgattatactcgtacatAGAAGATGCAATGtcagattacacaactatgataaaagtagtaccggcctggcttcacaatctcaatgaagtctttaagtcgtgatACTGGtttgagaagaagaaaaccaaaggttaaaggagaatcgactctagcacgcaaactagtatcacacgtacggtgtggggattagttttgcacaatactagatgtctcctttgtatagtctttcaaatcagggtttgcaatcaatgttagcttagtaacaaagcattcaatattcatcgttagatgaaaacatgatttagattcaactaatatttctcaaccgttagatcgaaaacttagcttgttacacacacttaacaatgcacgcttctaggtttgttgaccgtacccaaacgtatccacttgttggttcaacaatagttaaccaaaaggttaaccatatgagaatttcatatcaaccatgtttctTCCTTTCACCAACTAAGTAAACATCAAATGACttgaatgaactagttagagttgttcaattgcaagcaatattatgtactacacaagacacaattgaagcaaagatgatttgattcacttgaatcagttcatgaacttttatagccacggtttgcaaactgcatttcttagtctttttaagtttaagttcagaaatcatcttcagatatataaccttctcaagtttgcagactaggttcacagacttaagttaccgggcagagtttacaaactccagcagaaattcttggttatgagaacttcgccggtttgcggactaggttcgtggacttagcttcatgcaagtagtttgtcaaatccagcagaaattcactggtttgagaacttcggcagttcgcggacttggctcatgccattcttccggttctcttgatcaacaaagttcacaaactttggttcaaggaataggacttatacatagatgtgtttccacaacaatgcttatgtccaccattggttatgtaatataaactctcatttcaatcattgaaacattcttagaggacgttatatagttgttacaccatttctcgtcaaagcaattttcaagatgattcaaacctatcatgactttcgtcaataagtaaagataaacttgatcgaagcgaaaatcttaccaacacatatttcgagatgtagaaaggcgaggtatactcggctcgaaataccaagtgtgtataatccaagtctatatatataacatacgacttcttgtctcaaagagtaggagatagagtagatatacttttgagtgatagataagttcaagtcttcaaatacatttttgtcgagaagttccaccggttccttgattagttcttctacttgtatgatgaatcgccatgaagtccttaatctcaactacattttctatcctagtccgagacttagatataatagactacaaatcaagacttatagttttgatcactaacattgacaaatatgcttgagatagaaacgcatgcgagttcgaccggcaATGCTCTTACATAGAGGCTGTGCTACTAGGAAGGGACCAAAAAGGTATTTTATCCCAAAAGTTTACATGTCGAGAAATACGTAACCTTCTAGTCTCTGGATCATAGCATCTGTAACCTTTCTGTTCTATACCATATTTTAAGAAAACACACATAGTATTCTTCTTTCCAAGTTTGTTTCGCTCATGATCTGAGAGAAGAACGAAACATGTCTAACCAAAAATATGGAGTTTAGAGTAGATTGGTTTCTTGTTGAACAAACTATCGTATGGTGATATACCTTCTATAACTACACTTGGAATGCGATTGATAGTGTAAACGGCAGTGAGAACGGATTCACACCAAAAGTTTGAGGGAACGGAATAGGCTAGAAGTTGTGTTCTAGCTGTTTCAATAATATTTCGGTGTTTTCGTTCAACAACACCGTTTTGTTCTGCAGTTTCTGTGGAAAACAATTGAAGAAGAGTTCCTTCAGATTTTAGGAAATCCTTGAAGGGATTGGATATGTACTCACCACCTTGATCATCACGAAAAGTTTTGATAGTTTTCCCAAATTGTGTTTTAATCATTCTAGAGAAATTTGTGAAGATTTTTAGAAACGCTAACCTGGTGTTCAAAAGATAGATCCATGTATATCGAGTATGATCATCAATGAAAGTAATATAATATAAAGCCCCTCCTTTAGTTGCAAAAGGTGCCTTACCCAAAACATCAGAATGTATAAGATCAAAAGGAGCATTAGAGAATGTAATACTTTTATTAAAAGGAAGTGCAGGCTGTTTGCCCATCTTACAGGCAATGCAATGAGGTTCTTTGTCAATAGGTAGATTTCCTAACAAACCATTATTAATCATGTAAGAAAGTCGAGAAAAAGAGACATGTCCTAATTTTGAATGCCAAGATATAAAAGGTGATACTGTGGATGGTAAGGTAGAAGCAGAAGCAGCAACAAGTTTGTTCTTGGATTGCTGAGGAATAACTAAAGACTCCAAAAGATATAACCGACCAACTCTACGGCTTATCCCAACAAGCTTCTTTGTCATAGGATCATGTACAAAAAACCCAGACGAAGTAAAGTGAATGTTAAAACCTTGGTTACATAATCGACCAATAGAGATGATATTCATCTTAATCTGAGGCACAAGGAGCACATCTTGTATATATACTTTCTCTGAAATTTTAATCTGGCCAATATGAGTAGCACTTATTTCTGTACCATTTGCGGTATGAATTTTAGGTGTAACAATATGACACTTTTTCTCAAACAACGTTGAGTTAAAAGTCATATGATTTGAAGCACCTGAGTCAAGAAACCATTCAGTTGAATATGTACCTGTTGGAACTGAGAAAGCAGAAGCATCCGTGGAGTTATTACCAATAGACAGAGCTTGTTTGAGCATCTCCTGGATTTCAGCTAGGCTGGGTGAAGTGATTGTCCAACTGCATCTTGTGTTTTCTCTAAACTATAAGATAAGTTAGCAGGAGCTGCAGATAAATGTGCAGGAACATTACCAtttattcttcttccttctctcatGTTTCTGGATGATGGAGATGTGCAATTTCCAACTAGATGTCCAAAGGCTTTGCATTAGTTACATTGAGGTGTGCCTGGAGGTGCAGTTTGAGATGTCGAGATCTGAGAAGCACTTGCAGATGATGTAAGGGTGCAGGTCCTTGCAAGATGACCAAAGTTCTTGCAGTTATGGCATTGAACTTGAGATAAATCACGAGGACTTATTTGGATGTTGAACTGAGAGTTGTAACTTGGTCGTGCTGGTACTGCAAGAACAGCTGGAATATCTAGTTTGACTCTCTTACGAGTTTCTTCCGTGATAAGTTCAGAGAGTGCAGTTTCTACTGTTGGAAGAGGATATCGATGAAGGATTGATGCTCTTACAGTTTCGAACTCATCTCTTAATGCCATTAACAACTGAAATAATCTAGACTCCTCTCTATAATTTTTCCATATATCCGTGTCAATAGTCCACTTTGGTTTCATAAGTTCTAGTTGGTTCCATACAATTGACATCTCAGAATGAAAATAAGAAATGGTCTGGTCAGACTGTTGTTTCAAAGAACGAATATCCTGCTCAAGTTTGTATCTTTGTGCAACGTTGATTTGAGTATACTTTTTAGATAGGAAGTTCCATGCTTATTTGGCTACTTCAAAATTGACAAACTGCATGTTTATGGATGTGATGACTGTATTCCCGATCCATGTCAGGATCCTACGATTGTTTACTTCCCAGATTTCTTTGGGATCTTGTGCTGATGAATCTTTTGCGTCCTTGTCCCTGACGCTGGATGTGCTTGTGGTAGGACCCTTTTCTGTGCCATCAATATACTTCCACATACCTTTTCCTTTGATAAAGCTTCTCATGAGATATGACCAGTGATTGTAATTGGTTCCATCAAACTTGACAGTAACAGGTGAAGAGTCTTCTCGAGACATGATTAACTGATATGACTAATAAGAGACAACTGATTTCTGATTCTTTAAGATTTCAGGAACAAGGTAATAAACTTTCTGTGTTGCAGCGGAAATGGTTTAGATGTTGTCTGGCTCTGATGCCATGACAAAGTTAGTCATGACAACAGTATGTTGAGGAAAATGGTTCTCTTACTTGATTGATTCATCAAAGGATTACAACATCAACTTATACAAGATTCAAGAAGCtaaaaacagaaagaagataACTACCAATACAAACTAATGAATGCGTAATATATGTACAAAAGGTATGCAAAATAACTGCATATATACTCCATATCTTCTATCATAACTGCATATATATTCCATATCTTCTAAcagtttggtcccatgagtcagagaCATTTTGTTACCTAACTCAAACGAGTCCAAGTCagaggttatgtctgagtcagagatcgagtcagatctgactcaaaatagaaaacaaagcgGTCTGACTGCTAACTCGGTGCGAGTCAGGGATTGACTCGGACCCAGATtgtgagtcagctgcaaacaaacaagattaCACTAAAATGGTTCAGCAattcacaaaataacaaagaaaaaacaaatgaCTCTTTCTTTTAGTATTGTAACTACTTTGAGCAAATCCTACCGGGAGTTGTCCACACCGAAGTGAATTGGTTAATCTTAACTGGCCTAAAATGTTCCACTATGGGGATAGAGACTACTCCATTTTGCCCAAAAATATACTTCAAATTCTACTTCATTTGATGCGTACAGGTAGATAGTGAACACTATATAGCAGGCAGTGCGCTGTACAGATTTGGAAGACGTACTGTCTGccttaaaagtttttttttcctaataTCCGGATGGAACTTCAGCCATTCATCGGTATTAAAAGGGAGAAGCACTATTTCACCCACTAACTACTCCATTTTATAAGGGATGAACCCTTGCTGGCTTGCTCTAATAGCAGTGAATGCGTTGCGTTTTATGACTGACGACTAGATCACAATGAACATACGGAATTTAAATGTGAAATAACTATCGGCCAGTACTTTACTTCATGAAGTTAAAAATTGTACGACAAGTTATAATGGATCACCCGTCGTTTTTCACAAAGTGAACAATATCAGATCAAAAAGGTCAAGACTAACAACCACTCGTTTTATGCAAGTGGTTGGTGTTAATAAATATGTTGGTTGTGCTCCTATTTATATACAGAATCAATGCTTGGGTTTAATAGTATTATTGCGTAATTAATACTAATTCAAGTTGTCTGAATTATCCCACTCTCACATGTTATTAATTAATCCTCTAATTAAGTTTGTCCAGATGTAATGTATGCTCAACTGCATTTGGATAGTACCATGGAAGTACTCCATAAATAAAAGCTCCAGAGTATAATGATAAGTCTGTATCATCATAATCTCATTTTCACTAAAACTTTCTTAACTCTCTTCCTATGAATTACCTTCTTATGATACTTCTCCTTGTGTTTTCCCTGAGTTGCGGTACTAGTACTAGTTCGACGACATCCCAAGGGAATGACAGTGGTTTTCAGCGTCCGGCGTTATATATTCTAGGGGATTCCTTGGTTGATGTTGGTAACAATAACTACATTCATTTTACCATTACTAAAAACAATTTCCTTCCTTACGGAATTGATTTCCCACGAGGAAAAATTTCTACCGGACGTTATTCCAATGGAAGAACAGTCATTGACATAATAGGTATGCGACTAACTGACAAGttgggaaacaattttttttttgctatacaTTTTTCAGGTTTTTATTTAACAACAAATTTGATTATATGTGCAGGAGAAACGTTTGGTTTGGAAGACTATATTCCTCCTTACATGGATCCAACAACAATTGGAGATGTCGTTCTTCGCGGAGTTAATTATGcgtctggtggtggtggaattctTAATGAAACTGGCGCTATCTTAGTAAGTATTAATGCATAAACAATGCATACGTTAGCTTCCTAATTTTAGataccaatcaaataattaatGAGCAGCATTGTTGCCTATATAGGGAAATCGTATCAACATGGATGCACAGCTCGATAACTTCGCAAATACAAGGAACTATATAATCTCTACGTTAGGTGACCATGGTGCGAATGAATTTCTTGCGAAAGCTCTTTTCATCGTGGTCATGGGTTCTAATGATTTCATTGACAACTATTTCATTCCATTTCTCTCAATACCGGAGCAGAAGTTGCTTACGCCGAAAATGTTTGTTGATATATTGATCTCAAGATTCAGACTCCAACTAACAGTAAGATGATTTATTTATTCTCTTTCATTTGTTTCATTTAATACTTGATGCGCATGTATATCTAGAAATTGATTTGGTTTTCATCTTCATGGGCGCTGTATGTAGAGACTGCATGAAATGGGTGCAAGAAAGATAGCTGTGGCAAACGTTGGACCTGTTGGTTGCATCCCATTAGAAAGACGTATAAATGGAATTTTGAATAAAACAGAATGGCATACGAAAAGTGATTCGTGCATTAGTGAAATGAATGATGCGGTGATGTACTTCAACAAGAAATTGAATAGCCTGGTCATGGAGTTGAACTCAGAATTTGTTGAATCCAAATTCCTAAATGTTGATATCTACGGCCTTTTTACCCATGTTATTGATAACTATCAATCTTACGGTACGTACTTCCTAATAATGCTAATTCGAGGTCAATTATTGGGTAACCATTTCAATTTGATGATTAATCCGTCTGTCGTTCTGATGTTGTATCTAGGCTTTGAGAATTATAAAGATTCATGTTGCCAAACACTTCCCGGCCCATTGCGAGGTTTGTTACCATGCAATCCAAAGGGGAAGGTTTGTGAAGACCGATCCAAGTATGTGTTTTGGGATGAGGCTCATCCAACTGATGCTACTTATTCCGTTTTTGCAAAGAAGTTGCTCGAGCGCAATTCTAAATATGTATACCCATATAGTATTCAACAAGTCTATTACGCGTGAGCCACGCACTGGTTTACTACTTGCAGTGCTCTAGATGGAAAGTAAATCTGTAAATTGTTGTTGAGAGCTCATCTTCCGGTACTTATTCACTAATTTTTGCCAAGATACTTCATTTCAACAAATAGAAATACTTTCTGGTACTTATCTACAACAAGTGTATTTAATTTTTATGGTCTACGGTATCACTTGGCGTTCACCTAGGCTCAACTGTCGCCTCTGTGCTTATTGATATGTAATTTTACCATTAAGTgtaaaaattggttaaaaagaccaaaacaaataATTCtcgggtgaaaaggacatttagattttgatactctttaaatggacaaaaatgtaaaaatagtcaggatgtaaacagtttcatcc
This window encodes:
- the LOC113341285 gene encoding GDSL esterase/lipase At4g16230-like; amino-acid sequence: MNYLLMILLLVFSLSCGTSTSSTTSQGNDSGFQRPALYILGDSLVDVGNNNYIHFTITKNNFLPYGIDFPRGKISTGRYSNGRTVIDIIGETFGLEDYIPPYMDPTTIGDVVLRGVNYASGGGGILNETGAILGNRINMDAQLDNFANTRNYIISTLGDHGANEFLAKALFIVVMGSNDFIDNYFIPFLSIPEQKLLTPKMFVDILISRFRLQLTRLHEMGARKIAVANVGPVGCIPLERRINGILNKTEWHTKSDSCISEMNDAVMYFNKKLNSLVMELNSEFVESKFLNVDIYGLFTHVIDNYQSYGFENYKDSCCQTLPGPLRGLLPCNPKGKVCEDRSKYVFWDEAHPTDATYSVFAKKLLERNSKYVYPYSIQQVYYA